One Echeneis naucrates chromosome 16, fEcheNa1.1, whole genome shotgun sequence DNA window includes the following coding sequences:
- the vwf gene encoding von Willebrand factor isoform X2 translates to MDSSHKEKKRLSLPYASHAVFVGSELGSYKLWSEEFGFTVTIDNAANIALTLTKHHFNQTCGLCGNFNSVPADEYTAQEGFLTEDSYDFANSWAVKGADQSCRRVSTSGQSCNSTKDTSAILSSCSVLQTSSVFLHCAHMVSPEAFLLLCQEEACHCNHKDGEDCYCPILLEYARTCHAHGILLQGWLEESSCFPKCPIGMQYSECTKSCSTNCHSLNIQEVCKEECVDGCTCPVGKVLDGNRCVEISECSCLHMGRHFPPGSSVSQDCNTCVCRHGSWECTNEGCPGECLVVGQSHFKTFDNKFFTFTGHCQFLMARDCADSGFSVIIENVQCADDQDAVCTRSVTLTLPALEDMTVKLKHGGIVSVNSMDIQTPMHHGHLYIQRSVQSSVHVKFGDGFRLDWDGKGRVLLKLGPRWAGQTCGLCGNFNGNQGDDFLSASGLVEASPQAFGQSWRINGDCESTYKHVTDPCATNPKRVHFAEEACSMMMSEVFSACHFLVNPAPFQRFCRYDVCSCADGEECLCSALAAYAAACTARGVLLSWRSPSVCALQCPEDQVYEACGSPCDRTCRALSGAEPGCEGEKLCEEGCFCPAGMYLSETGECVPADLCSCMHDGQLYQPGDVYADHNSICYCENGSMRCSSSETSNLLSDLFYDDDLAPSRERRSAQCPPPLTHAECNAGEKGLECARTCQNMDLPCVSLACIPGCLCPPGTVRHRRDCIAPEQCPCYHNNRPYTSGQTISVDCNTCTCENRKWRCTEKVCDGVCRTIGESHYISFDGLKYSFPGLCQYVLVQDLCNGGDGSFRVLVENEACGIVGHRCAKAIKVFYQGGLIVMQHGEVKMTRPVLQGSGVEIIRSGQFYTLLLGKHISLSWDKGTHLLVHIAASYRGRVCGLCGNFDGNVNNDLMSSNNQLEVDSSHFGNSWKVVPSCADVTQVPSPCSDNFIKLVTVEQSCRVITGPLFKECNSQVDAEPYMEMCVEAACSCPSVGDCACFCDVLAAYAQACSERGVSISWRSNDLCPMSCEELNPRGPGGGEELCQWRYSTCGPACPITCQHPDPLDCSLTCVEGCHANCPPGQLLDEVTMRCVAPSECQVCIHEGQRISHGNKVILNHDDPDHCKICHCDNNTLNCEACASPSMFTTPMPTPSYSTFTTLPFTTLMPEGLCDRAMDLAFLLDGSEALSEEEFQTTKEFILGIVERFRMGSAHTRATVLLYHSGVKTYDLQVQKWIFKKTVRELHYTGGDAAFLDEAVKYLAINIYDKNKREHAGRVAIILTASANPRPVRALVKMLRKKAITTLTVALGPGVNMGQINDITKANPDNRAYVLSSTAELPDRLLELTDYLCTLGLEPEVEKPPVPKPTVGKPRQGTTTTTPTPRLEPNPTQHHPKTPTSTAPAGLSPITTTPSSISPGKDVTFIIEGSDSVGEANFNKSLLFLEEVISQLTEEEEFIRITVIQYSVSVTVEISRWELRQQRTLLLQRLREIRWRGGSKTNTGAALTTAIQEIATVQPSHGPTPPQLVFLVTENPPTDTVTRPPSTTTNTQVYPIGVGPKVREIDLFPYSSPQQPLMVEDYNRLTTLVHRIVNITHTTVRPRFPTLPPLVAPTLSSLPPSVPCKKPLDVLFLLKAGDTFEDMKTFVKAFIKSSDIGLNGTQVSVVQYGDTNKAELTWKDEQSKSHLLGLVESIQKRKTTSSALGSALRFAVQTSISPGNGGRVGVPKAVVMLVTDKSSDDVKEAVAEAVAASVSVFPIGVGPGYDRSELTVLGHHGNQDNTLHLNNMDQLLMLLTLDHGYTERICRAGPPGVCVDDSGNERKPGESWLLDDGCHSLLCHPSGAVTVENHKVSCDRLEPPACRNNIPPIKVQETCGCHWECPCMCMGSSTNHVVRFDGLALRLDGEGLCSYTLLTVNKGINERSEVKLHSGPCLGSENYNQVCMKSMEVIHGPHKLLLMDDMRAMIDQEELALPWRYGGLELVRYGGVMLQLKSNHGYVLTFTPQSNEFTITLLSSTATDPTAGLCGACSGEKADILSLRNGSSTTNQPAFISDWTVAVDGGVCLQKRKAVCVSGAVMGCQALRSEVFQPCHEHIPVQVFLSKCEEQACEDTDVCELISAYARLCRQRDVCVDWRSPHLCPLACPSSMEYDACRTGCVEDCGSIQSLPGDWSVARGNETFCMDTPTEGCFCTGGMVLHQGKCVSQEACTQCVDPHGHTYMYMQSWVPDNNPCLICMCLDQQRINCTARPCNDVTRPVCGACETLRAKKDSKCCPEYECVCDLVNCDPPEVPRCEDGQTLILKNPGECQPVHECVCKKEECSLQAPPACPTHRQLSVKKTKCCDVFECVCSCQNSTRTCPAGYITSSTTDDCGCTEINCLPDKVCVVSGVIHPVGREWEEGCEKCRCTQLKDKETSLHTAQCTPPVCDRTCPQGSTYILSKGECCGKCKPTSCVESEGEMRGDTLIGGSLRHVGEVWQSPHDKCVLHECVKVKDEVFISATNMSCSVMDTPSCPLGTELHCETQDCCPRCHCAPLDACLLNSSVIASGEKIMVDVCTHCECMVENGAMKKYRLSCRRTSCPTCPMGYTLQTEEGACCGHCVPTACIMQKPDGTLMSLQVNTTSQDGCNLYSCGVNRKGDLVLQNKVTTCPPFNRQACLDEGGKVSQIGTTCCEMCTEPQCRKVVGTLNYIKVDDCQSENQIELYYCEGKCHSKSMFSLEKASVEQECVCCAAVKTEPLSVPILCANGTRSHHTVLSVSSCDCLSKHCS, encoded by the exons ATGGACAGCtcacacaaggagaaaaaa AGACTGTCTCTGCCTTACGCATctcatgctgtgtttgtggGCTCTGAGCTGGGGTCTTATAAGCTCTGGAGTGAGGAATTTGGCTTCACTGTAACCATTGATAATGCAGCAAACATCGCATTGACCCTGACTAAGCACCATTTCAACCAAACCTGTGGCCTCTGTGGAAACTTCAACTCTGTACCAGCTGATGAATATACTGCTCAAGAGG gattCCTAACAGAGGACAGTTATGATTTCGCAAATTCATGGGCAGTGAAGGGGGCTGATCAGTCCTGCCGACGTGTCTCAACCTCTGGCCAGTCCTGTAACAGCACCAAAGACACTTCAGCG ATTTTGTCCAGCTGCAGTGTGCTCCAGACCTCCAGTGTTTTCCTACACTGTGCCCACATGGTCTCTCCTGAGgccttcctgttgttgtgtcAGGAGGAGGCGTGTCACTGCAACCACAAGGACGGAGAAGACTGCTACTGTCCGATCCTGTTGGAGTATGCCCGCACATGCCACGCCCATGGGATACTTCTTCAAGGCTGGCTtgaggagagcagctgct TCCCCAAGTGTCCAATTGGGATGCAGTACAGTGAATGCACCAAGTCCTGCTCCACAAACTGCCATAGTCTCAATATCCAGGAGGTCTGCAAGGAGGAGTGTGTGGACGGCTGTACATGCCCTG tgggTAAAGTCTTGGATGGGAATCGCTGTGTTGAGATCTCTGAATGTTCATGTTTGCACATGGGAAGACATTTTCCTCCAGGATCCTCCGTGTCTCAGGACTGTAACACTTG TGTTTGCCGTCACGGTTCTTGGGAATGTACCAATGAAGGCTGCCCTG GTGAATGTTTGGTCGTGGGTCAGTCTCACTTTAAGACCTTTGACAATAAGTTCTTCACCTTCACTGGCCATTGTCAGTTCCTGATGGCAAGAGACTGTGCAGACAGCGGCTTTTCTGTCATCATTGAGAATGTACAG tgtgcAGATGATCAGGATGCAGTTTGCACACGCTCAGTGACTCTCACCCTGCCAGCTCTGGAGGACATGACAGTGAAGCTGAAGCATGGTGGAATTGTCTCTGTCAACAGCATGGACATTCAGACACCTATGCATCATG GCCATCTCTATATCCAAAGATCTGTCCAGTCTTCTGTACATGTAAAGTTTGGTGATGGCTTTCGCCTTGATTGGGATGGGAAGGGCCGAGTGCTCCTAAAG CTTGGACCAAGATGGGCGGGGCAGACCTGTGGTCTCTGTGGTAACTTCAATGGTAACCAAGGTGACGACTTCCTTTCTGCTTCTGGCTTGGTGGAGGCAAGCCCTCAGGCTTTTGGCCAATCCTGGAGGATCAATGGAGATTGTGAATCCACATACAAGCACGTGACTGATCCCTGTGCCACTAATCCCAAAAGAG TACATTTTGCAGAGGAGGCATGTTCGATGATGATGTCTGAAGTGTTCAGTGCATGCCACTTTTTGGTGAACCCGGCTCCATTCCAGCGGTTCTGCCGTTAtgatgtgtgttcatgtgcgGATGGGGAGGAGTGCCTCTGCTCAGCTCTGGCTGCTTATGCTGCTGCATGCACTGCCAGAGGAGTGCTGCTCAGCTGGAGGTCTCCCTCAGTCTGTG CGTTGCAGTGCCCCGAAGACCAAGTGTATGAGGCCTGTGGTAGTCCATGTGATCGCACATGCCGTGCTCTGTCTGGGGCTGAGCCTGGCTGTGAGGGGGAGAAGTTGTGTGAAGAGGGCTGTTTCTGCCCTGCTGGAATGTACCTGAGCGAAACTGGAGAGTGTGTGCCTGCCGACCTGTGCTCCTGCATGCATGATGGACAGCTCTACCAACCTGGTGATGTCTATGCGGATCACAACAGCATTTG CTACTGTGAGAATGGCTCCATGCgctgcagctcctctgaaaCAAGTAATTTACTATCTGACCTCTTCTACGATGATGACCTGGCACCATCCAGAG AGCGGAGGTCAGCCCAGTGTCCCCCACCATTAACTCATGCAGAGTGCAATGCTGGAGAAAAAGGCCTTGAGTGTGCCAGGACCTGCCAGAACATGGATCTGCCCTGTGTCAGTCTCGCCTGCATCCCTGGCTGCCTCTGTCCGCCTGGCACG GTACGTCACCGCAGAGACTGCATTGCACCAGAGCAATGTCCCTGTTACCATAACAACAGGCCATATACATCAGGACAGACCATCTCTGTGGACTGCAACACCTG TACATGTGAGAACAGAAAGTGGCGCTGCACAGAGAAGGTGTGCGATGGTGTGTGCCGCACCATAGGCGAGAGTCATTACATATCATTTGATGGCCTAAAATACTCCTTCCCTGGCCTCTGTCAATATGTCCTGGTCCag GATTTGTGCAATGGAGGAGACGGTTCATTCAGGGTTCTGGTGGAGAATGAGGCCTGTGGAATTGTGGGACATCGCTGTGCAAAGGCGATTAAAGTTTTCTACCAAGGAGGATTGATTGTAATGCAGCATGGAGAG GTAAAGATGACGAGGCCGGTGCTGCAGGGCTCAGGTGTAGAGATTATCCGATCTGGGCAGTTTTACACCCTGCTGCTTGGTAAACACATTTCTCTCAGCTGGGACAAGGGAACCCATCTCCTGGTCCACATCGCTGCTTCATACAGG GGCCGGGTGTGTGGTTTATGTGGTAACTTTGATGGAAATGTCAACAACGATTTGATGAGCAGTAACAACCAGCTGGAGGTGGACAGTTCCCACTTTGGGAATTCATGGAAGGTTGTTCCCAGCTGCGCGGACGTAACACAG GTACCCTCTCCTTGTAGTGACAACTTTATCAAGTTAGTAACAGTGGAGCAGTCATGTCGTGTGATCACTGGTCCCCTCTTTAAAGAGTGCAACAGCCAA GTGGATGCAGAGCCATACATGGAAATGTGCGTGGAAGCAGCATGCTCCTGTCCGTCCGTGGGCGACTGTGCGTGTTTCTGTGATGTCCTTGCAGCCTACGCACAAGCTTGTTCAGAGAGGGGTGTATCTATCAGCTGGAGATCTAATGATCTTTGCC CAATGAGCTGTGAGGAGCTGAATCCCCGGGGACCAGGTGGTGGGGAGGAACTATGCCAGTGGAGGTATAGCACATGTGGTCCTGCCTGCCCAATCACCTGCCAGCACCCTGATCCCCTCGACTGTTCGCTCACCTGTGTGGAAGGTTGCCATGCTAACTGCCCTCCAG GTCAACTGCTTGATGAGGTGACAATGCGCTGTGTGGCTCCATCTGAGTGTCAGGTGTGTATCCACGAGGGTCAGAGAATCTCCCACGGCAACAAGGTCATCCTTAACCATGATGATCCAGATCACTGCAAGATATG CCACTGTGACAACAACACCCTTAACTGTGAGGCTTGTGCCTCCCCCAGCATGTTCACTACTCCTATGCCAACACCCTCCTATTCCACCTTTACAACTCTGCCCTTCACCACTTTAATGCCTGAAGGATTGTGTGATCGTGCCATGGATCTGGCTTTCCTACTTGATGGTTCAGAAGCCCTGAGCGAAGAAGAATTTCAGACAACCAAAGAGTTTATACTGGGAATTGTTGAACGATTTCGCATGGGCTCAGCTCACACTCGAGCTACAGTGCTGCTTTACCATTCTGGAGTGAAAACGTATGACCTGCAG GTTCAAAAGTGGATATTTAAGAAGACTGTGCGTGAGTTGCATTACACAGGAGGAGATGCTGCCTTCCTGGACGAAGCTGTCAAGTACCTGGCCATCAACATTTATGATAAGAACAAACGTGAGCATGCTGGTCGTGTTGCCATCATCCTAACTGCCAGTGCCAACCCTCGTCCTGTCCGTGCTTTGGTCAAGATGCTCCGCAAGAAAGCCATCACCACACTGACCGTGGCATTGGGTCCTGGGGTAAACATGGGGCAGATTAATGACATCACCAAGGCCAACCCAGACAACAGGGCCTATGTGCTTAGCAGCACAGCCGAGTTGCCTGATCGTTTGTTAGAGCTGACAGATTACCTCTGCACCCTGGGGCTGGAGCCAGAGGTGGAAAAACCTCCAGTTCCAAAGCCCACTGTGGGGAAACCTCGCCAGGGGACGACCACCACTACCCCAACTCCACGTCTGGAGCCAAATCCTACACAACATCATCCCAAAACCCCAACATCCACTGCACCAGCTGGCTTGTCTCCTATCACCACAACACCATCTTCCATTTCTCCAGGCAAAGATGTGACATTCATAATTGAGGGCTCTGATTCAGTTGGTGAAGCCAATTTTAACAAGTCACTTCTTTTCCTGGAGGAAGTTATCTCACAGctgacagaagaggaggagtttATTCGCATCACTGTGATCCAGTACTCAGTATCTGTGACTGTGGAGATAAGTCGATGGGAATTGAGGCAACAGAGGACGCTGCTGCTTCAACGACTGAGGGAGATTCGTTGGAGAGGTGGAAGTAAGACAAACACAGGTGCAGCTCTCACTACAGCCATTCAGGAAATTGCTACTGTCCAGCCTTCACACGGGCCCACCCCTCCTCAGCTTGTCTTCCTTGTGACGGAGAACCCACCCACTGACACAGTGACACGCCCACCgtccaccaccaccaacactcAGGTTTATCCCATTGGAGTTGGACCAAAAGTACGTGAGATTGACCTGTTCCCATACAGCTCCCCTCAACAACCACTAATGGTTGAGGACTACAACCGTCTGACAACCCTAGTCCACCGTATAGTCaatatcacacacaccacagtcAGGCCCCGCTTTCCCACACTACCACCCCTGGTTGCCCCAACACTCTCCAGCCTACCACCCTCAG TGCCATGTAAGAAACCTTTGGATGTGTTGTTCCTGTTGAAGGCTGGAGACACATTTGAAGACATGAAGACATTTGTCAAAGCTTTCATCAAGAGTTCAGATATAG GGCTGAATGGCACTCAGGTGAGTGTGGTCCAGTACGGAGACACCAACAAGGCAGAGCTCACTTGGAAGGATGAACAGAGCAAATCACACCTCCTGGGCCTGGTTGAGAGCatacagaaaaggaaaaccaCCTCTTCTGCACTAG GATCTGCACTGCGATTTGCTGTGCAGACATCCATCTCACCAGGCAATGGGGGAAGGGTGGGTGTACCCAAAGCTGTGGTGATGCTAGTGACTGACAAATCATCTGATGATGTCAAAGAGGCAGTTGCAGAAGCTGTAGCAGCAA GTGTGTCCGTGTTCCCCATTGGGGTGGGACCAGGATACGACAGGAGTGAGCTAACTGTGCTCGGACACCATGGCAACCAAGACAACACGCTGCACTTGAACAACATGGATCAGTTACTCATGTTGCTAACTCTGGACCATGGTTACACAGAGAGAATCTGCAGAG CTGGTCCACCAGGAGTGTGTGTTGATGATAGTGGAAATGAGAGAAAG cctGGTGAGTCATGGCTGCTGGATGACGGCTGCCACTCTCTCCTGTGCCACCCGAGCGGAGCAGTGACGGTAGAGAATCACAAAGTAAGCTGTGACAGGCTGGAGCCACCGGCGTGCAGAAACAACATACCCCCAATCAAAGTCCAGGAGACCTGTGGCTGCCACTGGGAATGCCCTT GCATGTGTATGGGAAGCTCCACCAATCATGTGGTGAGGTTTGACGGCTTGGCCCTTAGGCTGGATGGGGAGGGATTGTGCTCCTACACACTTCTCACTGTCAACAAAGGCATCaatgaaaggtcagaggtcaaactccACAGTGGGCCTTGCCTGGGCTCAGAGAATTACAACCAGGTCTGCATGAAATCCATGGAAGTGATTCATGGCCCGCATAAACTGTTGCTGATGGATGATATGAGG gCAATGATTGATCAAGAAGAGCTTGCACTGCCATGGCGATATGGTGGCCTGGAGCTTGTGCGTTATGGAGGagtgatgctgcagctgaaatCAAACCACGGATATGTTCTGACGTTCACTCCTCAGAGCAACGAGTTCACCATCACATTGCTGAGTTCCACGGCAACTGATCCGACTGCTGGGCTCTGTG gTGCCTGTTCAGGGGAGAAAGCTGACATCCTGTCTTTACGTAATGGCAGCTCAACCACCAACCAGCCTGCCTTCATCTCAGACTGGACTGTGGCTGTAgatggtggtgtgtgtttgcaaaaacggaaggcagtgtgtgtgtctggagcaGTAATGGGATGTCAGGCCTTACGTTCTGAGGTGTTTCAACCGTGCCATGAGCACATTCCCGTCCAGGTATTCCTTTCCAAGTGTGAGGAACAGGCATGTGAGGACACAGATGTGTGCGAGCTCATCTCTGCCTATGCACgcctctgcagacagagagacgtGTGTGTGGACTGGAGAAGCCCACACCTCTGCC CATTAGCGTGCCCCAGCTCCATGGAGTATGATGCATGTCGGACAGGTTGTGTAGAGGACTGTGGCAGCATACAGTCGTTGCCTGGTGACTGGTCGGTTGCCAGGGGTAACGAGACATTCTGTATGGACACACCTACTGAGGGCTGTTTCTGTACTGGAGGGATGGTTTTGCATCAAGGAAAGTGTGTATCACAAGAAGCATGCACACAGTGTGTCGATCCCCATGGACACACATATATG TATATGCAGAGTTGGGTACCAGACAACAACCCATGTCTgatttgcatgtgtttggaccAACAACGCATCAACTGTACCGCCCGGCCTTGCAATGATGTCACAC GTCCAGTGTGTGGAGCTTGTGAGACCCTGAGAGCAAAGAAGGACTCAAAGTGCTGCCCAGAGTATGAATGTG TGTGTGATCTGGTGAATTGTGACCCGCCTGAAGTGCCCCGCTGTGAGGATGGTCAGACCCTGATTCTGAAAAACCCTGGGGAATGCCAGCCCGTACACGAGTGTG TCTGCAAGAAAGAGGAATGTTCACTGCAAGCTCCCCCTGCGTGTCCCACACATCgccagctgtcagtcaaaaagacaaagtgttgtgatgtgtttgaatgtgtgtgcagttgtCAAAACTCCACCCGCACCTGCCCTGCAGGGTACATTACATCCTCCACCACAGATGACTGTGGCTGCACAGAAATCAACTGCCTGCCAGACAAG GTGTGTGTTGTTAGTGGGGTGATTCACCCAGTGGGACGTGAATGGGAGGAAGGATGTGAGAAGTGCAGGTGTACACAGCTGAAGGACAAGGAGACATCTCTGCACACTGCTCAGTGCACCCCACCGGTCTGTGATCGGACCTGCCCTCAG ggcTCAACATACATTTTATCAAAAGGAGAGTGCTGTGGGAAGTGTAAACCAACCAGTTGTGTGGAGTCAGAAGGAGAGATGCGAGGAGACACTCTGATTGGGGGAAGCCTCAGACAT GTGGGCGAGGTATGGCAGTCACCACATGATAAATGTGTGTTACACgagtgtgtgaaagtgaaagatgAAGTGTTCATCTCAGCAACTAACATGAGCTGCTCAGTTATGGACACTCCCTCCTGCCCTTTGGGAACAGAGTTACACTGTGAAACCCAGGACTGCTGCCCCCGCTGCCACTGTG CTCCTTTAGATGCCTGTTTACTCAACAGCTCTGTAATAGCA tcaGGGGAGAAGATAATGGtggatgtgtgcacacactgtGAATGTATGGTAGAGAATGGCGCCATGAAGAAATACAGACTGTCCTGCAGGAGAACCAGCTGTCCCACTTGCCCCATG GGCTACACGCTGCAGACGGAGGAAGGTGCTTGCTGTGGTCATTGTGTTCCCACTGCCTGCATCATGCAGAAACCAGATGGAACGCTGATGAGTTTGCAG GTGAACACTACTAGCCAAGATGGCTGCAACTTATACTCCTGTGGTGTAAACAGGAAAGGAGATCTTGTGCTGCAGAACAAAGTGACCACCTGCCCTCCTTTTAACCGCCAAGCCTGTCTGGATGAAGGG gggaAAGTTAGCCAGATTGGAACAACCTGCTGTGAGATGT GTACGGAGCCACAGTGCCGGAAGGTGGTGGGAACACTTAACTACATCAAAGTGGATGATTGCCAGTCAGAGAACCAGATAGAACTGTATTACTGTGAG ggAAAATGTCACAGCAAGTCCATGTTCTCTCTGGAGAAGGCCTCTGTggagcaggagtgtgtgtgctgtgctgctgtgaagaCAGAGCCTCTCAGCGTTCCCATCCTTTGTGCCAACGGTACCCGCAGCCACCACACTGTCCTGTCCGTCTCTTCTTGTGACTGTCTGTCCAAACACTGCAGCTAG